A single Arachnia propionica DNA region contains:
- a CDS encoding ABC transporter permease — protein sequence MPRERGRVRLAVLFQEAIAGLVQRPGRSVLTALGTVIGVAVLVVVLGLTTSVSVQVTAQFNLVEATEVRVTRAERSRPRVASLDFPIDAAERATRINGVRSAGLQWELKQRAAKPPETRDARAIAASAGTFEVAGATFSQGRGFDAGHEQRGARVAVIGSGAARDLRIDDLSRGPAVVIDGVPFTVIGIIDDTKRLPELLAGVVIPTRTAQALWHDPPPEAKVNLVVDVAPGAAQVVGPQLLTAMSATHPERFSVSLPPSPEGLRAAVNSQLSGLFLGLGVVCLIVGMIGIANTTIVAVIERTGEIGLRRAMGAQPRHIAAQFLLEAAVLGGLGGLVGTSLGVVAVVGICAALTWTAVVPPLLVAAGPLVGLVAGTLAGIYPSLRASRLEPVEALRY from the coding sequence ATGCCGCGTGAACGTGGCCGGGTCCGGTTGGCGGTGCTGTTCCAGGAGGCGATAGCAGGTCTCGTCCAGCGTCCCGGCCGGTCCGTCCTGACCGCCCTGGGTACGGTCATCGGGGTGGCGGTGCTGGTGGTGGTGCTCGGGTTGACCACATCCGTCTCGGTGCAGGTGACCGCGCAGTTCAATCTCGTCGAGGCGACGGAGGTGCGGGTGACGCGCGCCGAACGGTCGCGCCCCAGGGTGGCGTCGCTGGACTTCCCGATCGACGCGGCGGAACGGGCCACGCGAATCAACGGCGTCAGGAGCGCCGGGCTCCAGTGGGAGCTGAAACAGCGCGCGGCCAAACCCCCGGAGACACGCGATGCCCGCGCGATCGCGGCCTCGGCGGGGACCTTCGAGGTCGCGGGGGCGACCTTCTCGCAGGGACGCGGCTTCGACGCCGGGCACGAGCAGCGGGGGGCGCGGGTCGCGGTCATCGGCAGCGGCGCCGCCCGAGACCTGCGCATCGACGACCTGTCGCGCGGCCCGGCCGTTGTCATCGACGGGGTGCCGTTCACGGTGATCGGCATCATCGACGACACCAAGCGGCTGCCCGAACTGCTTGCGGGCGTCGTCATCCCCACCCGGACCGCACAGGCCCTGTGGCACGACCCGCCGCCGGAGGCGAAGGTGAACCTCGTCGTCGACGTCGCCCCGGGCGCGGCCCAGGTGGTCGGCCCGCAGCTGCTCACCGCCATGTCGGCCACCCACCCGGAACGTTTCTCCGTGTCGCTGCCCCCGAGCCCGGAGGGGCTCCGCGCGGCCGTCAACTCCCAGCTGAGCGGCCTGTTCCTGGGGCTCGGGGTGGTGTGCCTGATCGTCGGCATGATCGGTATCGCCAACACCACCATCGTCGCCGTCATCGAACGCACCGGGGAGATCGGCCTGCGGCGGGCGATGGGTGCGCAGCCACGCCACATCGCGGCCCAGTTCCTCCTCGAGGCGGCCGTCCTGGGTGGGCTGGGCGGGCTCGTCGGAACCAGCCTCGGGGTGGTGGCGGTGGTCGGGATCTGCGCCGCCCTGACCTGGACGGCGGTCGTGCCGCCGCTGCTGGTTGCGGCCGGGCCCCTCGTCGGTCTGGTGGCGGGCACGCTGGCGGGCATCTACCCCTCCCTGCGGGCCTCCCGTCTCGAACCCGTCGAGGCGCTGCGCTACTGA
- a CDS encoding TRM11 family SAM-dependent methyltransferase, with amino-acid sequence MSSYLLLRNPSANRVYAGEAATLTAAELEITAPFVSGITQAEVAGVDYLAFDAERMGRDELAGIARQSSAFALFQRDGDLLRPVALPHTDVLDDDLVTIPKYQGKTNEQFTRLLLNVTVAAARRNAPHRVLDPMAGRGTTVSTALIAGCDAFGVEADDKAFDAMAAFYKTWLRRKRIKHTAAVTPVRRNGTRIGRRFDARITVDRRELVATVFTGDARSSGSLYGKKRFDAIVTDAPYGVVHGSTSGGRRSRTPAQLLAETIPVWAGQLHPGGSLGISWNTLGMPREDLAALLADAGLEVLTGGAWDRFAHRVDSSIRRDLMVAVKPVATD; translated from the coding sequence ATGTCGTCGTACCTGTTGTTGCGCAACCCGTCCGCGAATCGCGTCTACGCGGGCGAGGCGGCCACGCTAACCGCCGCCGAACTGGAGATCACCGCCCCCTTCGTCTCGGGGATCACGCAGGCCGAGGTGGCGGGCGTCGACTACCTGGCCTTCGACGCCGAGCGCATGGGACGCGACGAACTGGCGGGCATCGCGCGGCAGTCGTCGGCATTCGCATTGTTCCAGCGCGACGGCGACCTACTGCGACCCGTCGCGCTGCCGCACACCGATGTCCTCGACGACGACCTCGTGACCATCCCCAAATACCAAGGAAAGACCAACGAACAGTTCACCCGGCTGCTGCTGAACGTCACCGTCGCGGCGGCCAGGCGCAACGCCCCCCACCGGGTGCTCGACCCGATGGCCGGGCGCGGCACCACCGTCTCGACCGCACTCATCGCGGGCTGCGACGCCTTCGGAGTGGAGGCCGACGACAAGGCCTTCGACGCGATGGCGGCGTTCTACAAAACCTGGCTGCGCCGCAAACGCATCAAACACACGGCCGCCGTCACCCCGGTGCGCCGCAACGGGACGCGCATCGGTCGTCGCTTCGACGCACGCATCACCGTCGACAGACGGGAGCTGGTGGCGACGGTGTTCACCGGGGACGCCCGCTCGTCGGGGTCGCTGTACGGGAAGAAACGTTTCGACGCCATCGTCACCGACGCCCCCTACGGCGTGGTGCACGGATCGACGTCGGGCGGACGCAGGTCGCGCACCCCGGCGCAGCTGCTGGCGGAGACGATCCCGGTGTGGGCGGGGCAGCTGCACCCGGGAGGGTCGCTGGGGATCAGCTGGAACACCCTCGGCATGCCCCGCGAGGACCTGGCGGCGCTGCTGGCCGACGCCGGCCTGGAGGTCCTCACCGGCGGGGCGTGGGACCGGTTCGCGCACCGCGTCGACTCCTCCATCCGCCGCGACCTCATGGTCGCCGTAAAACCGGTCGCCACTGACTGA
- a CDS encoding efflux RND transporter periplasmic adaptor subunit, with protein sequence MKAWVRRHPLAALIIPALVMLLVGLVAGQFVKSPAQVAADAAPPEQTTLTAPVEKGKVQRTESADAQIKPTAPEVVAPAPPGGGAEKAVVSAIHVSVGGKVEAGTSLVDVAGRPTFVLPGDLAAYRTLGPAMTGPDVTQLQAALRTLGYKIPDDEKTFGAATKEAVNALYTDRGYKATRVGDEEADAAAKAETAASRAVQQAKVALSRAERDYAAAKKGSGDGQGETGTGDGKSKGGSGESPSKDAIEDAKTSLTQAREDLKAAQETLAKARDAAGPQIPLGEVAFLRHLPAVVDAIGVSVGAEVGTGTITLASGDVAAIAKLAKAQTSQLETGDAATLITPDGTRIQGSVTDVTTLSPEEGQVEGAVQVTITPETPLDAGLRGTTIRVNIATSTSEQETLKVPEAAVTTGADSKSRVRVKETSGSYRDVEVTVGESGDGMVGVTAVDGQLAEGDSVVVGILR encoded by the coding sequence ATGAAAGCCTGGGTTCGCCGTCATCCGCTCGCCGCGCTGATCATCCCGGCGCTGGTGATGCTGCTCGTCGGATTGGTGGCCGGCCAATTCGTGAAATCCCCCGCCCAGGTGGCGGCCGACGCCGCGCCACCTGAGCAGACCACCCTCACCGCCCCCGTGGAAAAGGGCAAAGTGCAGCGAACCGAATCCGCCGACGCGCAGATCAAACCCACGGCACCCGAGGTGGTCGCCCCCGCACCCCCGGGAGGGGGAGCCGAAAAGGCGGTGGTGTCGGCCATTCACGTCAGCGTCGGTGGGAAGGTCGAGGCGGGCACATCCCTAGTCGACGTGGCGGGACGCCCCACTTTCGTGCTGCCCGGCGACCTGGCCGCCTACCGCACGCTGGGGCCCGCGATGACCGGACCCGACGTCACCCAGCTCCAGGCGGCGCTGCGCACCCTCGGATACAAGATCCCCGACGACGAGAAAACCTTCGGCGCCGCCACCAAGGAGGCCGTGAACGCCCTGTACACCGACCGCGGCTACAAGGCGACGCGGGTCGGCGACGAGGAGGCCGACGCCGCGGCCAAGGCCGAGACGGCAGCCAGCCGCGCGGTCCAGCAGGCGAAGGTGGCGCTGAGTCGCGCCGAACGCGACTACGCGGCGGCCAAAAAGGGTTCCGGCGACGGTCAGGGGGAAACCGGCACCGGGGATGGGAAATCCAAGGGCGGATCGGGGGAGTCCCCCTCCAAGGACGCCATCGAGGACGCCAAAACCTCCCTGACCCAGGCCCGGGAGGACCTCAAGGCGGCGCAGGAGACGCTGGCCAAGGCCCGCGACGCCGCAGGCCCGCAGATCCCCCTGGGCGAGGTCGCGTTCCTGCGTCATCTGCCGGCGGTGGTGGATGCCATCGGGGTCAGCGTCGGGGCCGAGGTCGGAACCGGCACCATCACGCTAGCCTCCGGTGATGTCGCCGCCATTGCCAAACTGGCCAAGGCGCAGACCTCGCAACTGGAGACAGGCGACGCCGCCACCCTCATCACCCCCGACGGCACCCGCATCCAGGGAAGCGTCACCGACGTGACGACGCTCAGCCCCGAGGAGGGCCAGGTCGAGGGAGCGGTGCAGGTGACCATCACACCCGAAACCCCGCTCGACGCCGGCCTGCGCGGCACGACCATCAGGGTCAACATCGCCACATCCACCTCGGAACAGGAAACGCTGAAGGTACCGGAGGCGGCGGTCACCACCGGCGCCGACTCCAAGAGCCGGGTGCGGGTCAAGGAAACCTCCGGCTCCTACCGCGACGTCGAGGTCACCGTCGGCGAGTCCGGCGACGGCATGGTTGGGGTGACCGCCGTGGACGGGCAACTCGCGGAGGGCGATTCGGTCGTGGTTGGGATCCTCCGGTGA
- a CDS encoding ABC transporter ATP-binding protein, with product MKVLEFRDVTRTFPGPVPVEALKTCSFTVNDGDMVTIVGHSGSGKSTLLNLAGLLDRPSSGTVLVNDLDTTKLSESDRTALRGSSIGFVFQAFHLMPHRSVADNVALAGLYQGVPAEERKEASRRAIDLVGLDHRSDSPAGLLSGGERQRVAIARAMAVNPAILLCDEPTGNLDSINSEAIIDLLTTLNGAGTTVVIITHNPEIAGIGNLRLRLHDGVVTRDAA from the coding sequence GTGAAGGTCCTCGAGTTCCGTGACGTGACCCGGACATTCCCCGGCCCGGTTCCCGTCGAGGCGTTGAAGACCTGCAGTTTCACCGTCAACGACGGGGACATGGTGACCATCGTCGGTCATTCCGGATCCGGCAAGTCGACGCTGCTGAACCTGGCCGGGCTGCTGGATCGCCCCAGCAGCGGAACGGTCCTGGTCAACGACCTCGACACCACGAAACTGAGCGAATCCGACCGCACCGCCCTGCGGGGAAGCAGCATCGGTTTCGTTTTCCAGGCCTTCCACCTCATGCCCCACCGCAGCGTCGCCGACAACGTCGCGCTGGCCGGGCTTTACCAAGGCGTTCCGGCCGAGGAACGAAAAGAGGCGTCGCGTCGGGCCATCGACCTGGTGGGTCTCGACCACCGCAGCGACTCGCCTGCCGGGTTGCTCTCCGGCGGCGAGAGGCAGCGCGTCGCCATCGCCCGGGCGATGGCCGTCAACCCCGCCATCCTGCTCTGCGACGAACCCACTGGAAACCTCGACAGCATCAACTCCGAGGCGATCATCGACCTGCTGACCACCCTCAACGGGGCCGGAACCACGGTGGTGATCATCACCCACAACCCCGAGATCGCGGGCATCGGGAATCTGCGGCTGCGGCTGCACGACGGGGTGGTGACCCGCGATGCCGCGTGA
- a CDS encoding winged helix DNA-binding domain-containing protein yields the protein MVDAALARARLVSQGLVFRRWERPAEVAAAFGAHQGQDLPGVLASIALRSGGGIDAVLEACARGEIVRGYPMRGTVFLMAAADARWITQLCADKSLRESARILKGRGMGEGHLERAAEIASELLADGPRSRAELHARWAEAGLSGVQGANYHMTFQHIATGMLCYGPVVDGDQHVALTASWLPAGTGLEDRFNGDRDAACAELLDRYLTSRGPATLRDFSWWSKLPLGAARRAFALIREGFEELPGDEPRYQRIGLADEVAAAGRSASRPLLLPGFDEFILGYQDRLFALTERDHPKLVPGNNGMFKRGAVLGGRVVGLWKRAGTPGRRRLELTRFEDLSSRAESGFEKAFRAWPFLTE from the coding sequence ATGGTTGACGCCGCACTCGCACGCGCCCGGCTCGTCTCCCAAGGGCTGGTCTTCCGCCGCTGGGAGCGTCCCGCCGAGGTCGCGGCCGCGTTCGGCGCGCACCAGGGCCAGGACCTGCCCGGGGTGCTGGCCTCGATCGCGTTGCGCAGCGGCGGCGGCATCGACGCCGTCCTGGAGGCCTGCGCCCGGGGTGAGATCGTGCGCGGCTACCCGATGCGCGGCACCGTTTTCCTGATGGCCGCCGCCGATGCCCGGTGGATCACGCAGCTGTGCGCGGACAAGTCGCTGCGGGAGTCGGCGCGCATCCTCAAAGGCCGCGGGATGGGGGAGGGGCATCTCGAACGCGCCGCCGAGATCGCCTCCGAGCTGCTGGCCGACGGGCCGAGGTCCCGCGCGGAACTGCACGCGCGCTGGGCCGAGGCCGGGCTGTCGGGGGTGCAGGGCGCGAACTACCACATGACCTTCCAGCACATCGCCACCGGAATGCTCTGCTACGGGCCGGTCGTCGACGGCGACCAGCACGTCGCCCTCACGGCGTCATGGCTGCCCGCCGGCACCGGGCTGGAGGATCGTTTCAACGGCGACCGCGACGCCGCCTGCGCCGAACTGCTCGACCGCTACCTGACCAGCCGCGGCCCCGCGACGCTGCGCGACTTCTCCTGGTGGAGCAAACTGCCCCTCGGCGCTGCCCGGCGGGCGTTCGCGCTGATTCGGGAAGGCTTCGAGGAACTGCCTGGCGACGAACCCCGTTACCAGCGGATCGGGCTGGCCGACGAGGTCGCCGCGGCCGGGCGGTCGGCGTCGCGGCCACTCCTGCTGCCGGGCTTCGATGAGTTCATCCTCGGCTACCAGGACCGCCTGTTCGCCCTCACCGAACGCGACCACCCGAAACTCGTCCCCGGCAACAACGGGATGTTCAAACGCGGTGCCGTGCTGGGAGGTCGCGTGGTGGGGCTGTGGAAACGGGCCGGAACCCCCGGCAGGCGTCGCCTGGAGCTGACCCGCTTCGAGGACCTGTCGTCCCGGGCGGAATCGGGTTTCGAGAAGGCCTTCCGGGCTTGGCCGTTTCTCACGGAGTGA
- a CDS encoding SixA phosphatase family protein, with product MRRLVLMRHAKTRASHPRGDHSRELLPTGIQDAQEAGLQLRPLGLEHALVSTATRARQTFAALGLDITVEYLDDLYHEGTDALLRHIGETDPAVNGLLVVGHAPTIPALAAQLGNASDSREADRLQCWYPTSTFTEFTFDDDWSSLAPFELGHVRMERTIRR from the coding sequence ATGCGACGACTCGTGCTGATGCGCCACGCGAAAACCCGGGCCAGCCATCCCCGCGGCGATCACTCGCGGGAGCTGCTGCCCACCGGTATCCAGGACGCGCAGGAGGCGGGCCTGCAGTTGCGTCCCCTCGGGTTGGAACACGCCCTGGTCTCCACCGCAACCCGCGCCCGGCAGACCTTCGCGGCACTCGGCCTCGACATCACCGTCGAATACCTGGACGACCTCTACCACGAGGGCACCGACGCCCTCCTTCGGCACATCGGCGAGACCGACCCCGCCGTGAACGGCCTGCTGGTGGTGGGGCACGCCCCCACCATTCCCGCGCTCGCCGCCCAGCTCGGCAACGCCTCCGACAGCCGGGAGGCCGACCGTCTCCAGTGCTGGTACCCGACGTCCACCTTCACGGAGTTCACCTTCGACGACGACTGGTCCAGTCTGGCCCCCTTCGAACTGGGACACGTGAGGATGGAACGCACCATCCGCCGCTGA
- a CDS encoding SIMPL domain-containing protein gives MEILVEGCAERQVRPELGELQLGLEHEGDDREFVVDLTSDLARRFSEAVAPLHPRAVVSWGLEPVRVCTWRSQRRGALRYRALAEATVVFRDFQALADFAVGWGAAPGVEVRHTSWKLTPETEQKLEDELLTEAVRAARRRADIMARAAGAEVNVCVELSDRRSDPQLAYGEAVAMAAAAPEGGGGVVEPDEIRRAVSVHGRFRTE, from the coding sequence ATGGAGATTCTGGTCGAGGGATGCGCGGAACGACAGGTACGGCCTGAGCTGGGGGAGCTCCAGCTGGGGCTGGAACACGAAGGCGACGACCGGGAGTTCGTCGTGGACCTCACCTCCGACCTGGCAAGGCGGTTCTCCGAGGCCGTAGCGCCGCTGCACCCGCGGGCCGTCGTCTCGTGGGGGTTGGAGCCAGTGCGGGTGTGCACGTGGCGGTCGCAGCGCAGGGGTGCCCTGCGGTACCGGGCCTTGGCCGAGGCGACGGTGGTCTTCCGGGACTTCCAGGCGCTCGCGGATTTCGCGGTGGGGTGGGGAGCGGCCCCCGGGGTGGAGGTGCGTCACACGTCCTGGAAACTGACCCCGGAGACGGAACAGAAATTGGAGGACGAGCTGCTGACCGAGGCCGTGCGGGCGGCCCGTCGCCGCGCCGACATCATGGCCCGGGCCGCGGGCGCGGAGGTGAACGTCTGCGTTGAACTCTCCGACCGCCGGTCGGATCCGCAGCTCGCCTACGGCGAGGCGGTTGCGATGGCCGCCGCGGCGCCCGAGGGTGGGGGAGGGGTCGTGGAACCCGACGAGATCCGCCGCGCGGTCAGCGTCCACGGCAGGTTCCGGACGGAATGA
- a CDS encoding glycoside hydrolase family 2 TIM barrel-domain containing protein codes for MIVPRYFEDLGVLHEHTLPPRAYYVPASAPTASSPWEREKSDRFHLLSGRWAFRYLPSIHDLTEPFWETPDAAPEGFTMIQVPSTWQHLGYDHHQYTNVRYPIPFDPPHVPQDNPCGAYIRDFDHTPNPAAPTTQLVFEGVDSCFYVWLNGAYIGYSQVSHATAEFDVTEHIRPGANRLAVLVLKWCDGTYLEDQDKFRTSGIFRDVYLLNRPEAVLFDYAVTTSLGPVIGTAPATAVVEIRGSYRGGSVPTTAELTDHEGRVLAAGVLEPFAGYPDHTHRAQLAVAAPHLWSAEDPYLHTLVLTTPGEVITDRVGVREIESRDAVVRLNGSPITLRGVNRHDSDPVTGPVVDLDHMKRDLQLMKEHNINAVRSSHYPNDPRFYQLCDEYGFYVMSEADNESHGTQTRFLADPSWENQVEHWNEPIADNPAWTEATVDRMKLCVHREKNRPSIISWSAGNECSYGCTLEAALMWVKGFDPTRLTHYESSYYRDSKRRYDYSCIDLYSRMYPGIEEIREYLDSDPDKPFILVEYCHAMGNGPGDLEDYWEIIRDDDRMCGGFVWEWCDHAVAAGTSDDGRPVFRYGGDHGEDIHDGNFCVDGLVSPDRVPHPGLAELKNVQRPARVVEYDQDEGLLTIHNDLDHTDLSQYARVSWEVRCDGVVVDRGDIDLTDPVPPHASVMLRCEPRIPHAGKCHLLVTHRLARPEPLLPAGHVLGFDEVPLRNADGRHRRVAELAHRPTTRGSVQVAQEGTRIDVAAAGLCCTIDTRTGLPTALSVNGREVLERPAELNIWRAPTDNDRHVRLEWERAHYHRATARAYAVDVAEEAGRATISADVALVAPTVQPALRGRLIWTLTADGVLGLILRMRRTLGFPSLPRLGLRLFLPESMNRVDYHGLGPFESYADKHRASHHGAFSADVADLHEDYIRPQENGSHADCDEVTVSGGGLVLTAVGQTPFSFNASRYTQEELAARHRNTDLRPSGSTVLCLDAAMAGIGSNSCGPALRSRYRVDGHELGMELHLLLTTPDHIETHDEVTS; via the coding sequence ATGATCGTTCCCCGATACTTCGAGGACCTCGGAGTCCTCCACGAACACACGCTGCCGCCCCGCGCCTATTACGTGCCGGCGTCCGCCCCCACCGCCTCGAGCCCATGGGAGCGGGAGAAATCCGACCGTTTCCACCTGCTCAGCGGTCGGTGGGCCTTCCGGTACCTGCCCAGCATCCACGACCTCACCGAGCCCTTCTGGGAGACCCCGGACGCCGCCCCGGAGGGATTCACCATGATCCAGGTGCCCAGCACCTGGCAGCATCTCGGATACGACCACCACCAGTACACCAACGTCCGCTACCCCATTCCCTTCGATCCGCCCCACGTACCCCAGGACAACCCCTGCGGCGCCTACATCCGCGACTTCGACCACACCCCGAACCCCGCCGCACCCACCACCCAGCTGGTCTTCGAGGGCGTCGACTCCTGCTTCTACGTGTGGCTGAACGGCGCCTACATCGGCTACAGCCAGGTCTCCCACGCCACCGCGGAGTTCGACGTCACCGAACACATCCGTCCCGGCGCCAACCGCCTGGCCGTGCTGGTGCTCAAGTGGTGCGACGGCACCTACCTGGAGGACCAGGACAAGTTCCGCACCTCCGGCATCTTCCGCGACGTCTACCTCCTGAACCGCCCGGAGGCGGTGCTGTTCGACTACGCCGTCACGACCTCGCTGGGTCCGGTGATCGGCACGGCCCCGGCAACCGCCGTCGTAGAGATCCGCGGCTCCTACCGCGGCGGGAGCGTCCCCACCACCGCCGAGCTGACCGACCACGAAGGACGGGTGCTGGCAGCCGGTGTCCTGGAACCTTTCGCCGGCTACCCCGACCACACCCACCGCGCCCAGCTAGCCGTCGCGGCACCCCACCTGTGGAGCGCGGAAGATCCCTACCTCCACACCCTGGTCCTCACCACTCCCGGCGAGGTCATCACCGACCGGGTCGGGGTGCGGGAAATCGAGTCCAGGGACGCGGTCGTGCGTCTCAACGGCAGCCCCATCACCCTGCGGGGCGTCAACCGGCACGACTCCGATCCGGTCACCGGCCCCGTCGTCGACCTCGACCACATGAAACGGGACCTGCAGCTGATGAAGGAACACAACATCAACGCGGTGCGCAGCTCCCACTACCCCAACGATCCGCGTTTCTACCAGCTGTGCGACGAGTACGGCTTCTACGTCATGTCCGAGGCCGACAACGAGAGCCACGGCACCCAGACCCGGTTCCTGGCCGACCCGTCCTGGGAGAACCAGGTGGAGCACTGGAACGAGCCCATCGCCGACAACCCCGCTTGGACCGAGGCCACCGTCGACCGGATGAAACTGTGCGTCCACCGGGAGAAGAACCGTCCCAGCATCATCTCCTGGTCCGCGGGCAACGAGTGTTCCTACGGCTGCACCCTCGAGGCGGCGCTGATGTGGGTCAAGGGTTTCGACCCGACGCGCCTGACCCACTACGAGAGTTCCTACTACCGCGACTCCAAACGCCGTTACGACTACTCCTGCATCGACCTGTACAGCCGCATGTACCCGGGCATCGAGGAGATCCGCGAATACCTCGACTCCGATCCGGACAAGCCCTTCATCCTCGTGGAGTACTGCCACGCCATGGGCAACGGACCCGGTGATCTGGAGGACTACTGGGAGATCATCCGCGACGACGACCGCATGTGCGGTGGTTTCGTGTGGGAGTGGTGCGACCACGCGGTGGCGGCCGGCACCAGCGACGACGGCCGGCCGGTCTTCCGCTACGGCGGTGACCACGGCGAGGACATCCACGACGGCAACTTCTGCGTCGACGGGCTCGTCTCCCCCGACCGGGTCCCCCACCCCGGGCTGGCAGAGCTCAAGAACGTCCAGCGGCCCGCCCGCGTCGTCGAGTACGACCAGGACGAGGGTTTGCTCACCATCCACAACGACCTCGACCACACGGACCTGTCGCAGTACGCCCGCGTCTCGTGGGAGGTGCGCTGCGACGGTGTCGTCGTGGATCGCGGGGACATCGACCTGACCGATCCCGTCCCGCCCCACGCCAGCGTCATGCTGCGCTGCGAACCGCGGATTCCGCACGCCGGGAAATGCCACCTGCTGGTCACCCACCGGCTCGCGCGTCCCGAACCACTGCTGCCCGCCGGGCACGTCCTGGGTTTCGACGAGGTTCCATTGCGCAACGCCGACGGGCGGCACCGCCGGGTCGCGGAACTCGCGCACCGCCCCACCACCCGGGGGTCGGTGCAGGTAGCACAGGAGGGGACGCGAATCGACGTGGCGGCCGCGGGTCTGTGCTGCACCATCGACACGCGCACCGGCCTGCCCACCGCCCTGAGCGTCAACGGCCGGGAGGTCCTGGAGCGCCCGGCCGAGCTCAACATCTGGCGGGCCCCCACCGACAACGACCGCCACGTGCGCCTGGAATGGGAACGCGCCCACTACCACCGGGCCACGGCCCGCGCCTACGCCGTCGACGTCGCCGAGGAGGCGGGGCGCGCGACGATCAGCGCTGACGTCGCCCTGGTGGCGCCGACGGTCCAGCCCGCCCTGCGCGGTCGGCTGATCTGGACCCTCACCGCCGACGGCGTCCTCGGGTTGATCCTGCGGATGCGCCGCACCCTCGGGTTCCCGAGCCTGCCGCGCCTGGGGCTGCGGCTGTTCCTGCCCGAGTCCATGAACCGGGTCGACTACCACGGCCTGGGGCCCTTCGAGAGCTACGCGGACAAGCACCGCGCCAGCCATCACGGGGCCTTCAGCGCCGACGTCGCGGACCTCCACGAGGACTACATCCGTCCCCAGGAGAACGGCAGCCACGCCGACTGCGACGAGGTCACCGTCTCCGGCGGCGGCCTGGTCCTGACCGCGGTGGGACAGACCCCGTTCTCCTTCAACGCCTCCCGGTACACGCAGGAGGAACTGGCCGCACGGCACCGCAACACCGACCTGAGACCGTCGGGCAGCACGGTGCTGTGCCTGGACGCCGCCATGGCCGGCATCGGCTCCAACAGCTGCGGACCGGCCCTGCGGTCCCGCTACCGGGTGGACGGCCACGAGCTGGGGATGGAACTCCATCTCCTGCTCACCACCCCTGACCACATCGAAACCCACGACGAGGTGACGTCATGA
- a CDS encoding LacI family DNA-binding transcriptional regulator produces MPRQRRSAEGAPSMGDVARLAGVSVQTVSRVATGSDHVRPETRAKVLRAMNKLGYSPNRAAQALRRGSFKTIGVLTQQIQRTGEALTTAGVLEAATAADYAVNLVQVERPVSDDLRQAVYRLSHQAIDGLVVVQAGRAGREHLVLPPSIPVAVSDSTLVDHYPSASADQVGGVRDAVEHLLGLGHRNIQHVCGPGDSQSSLIRRATWARCLREAGLPVPEPIPGDWEAAAGYAAGRLLAADPEVTAVFCANDELALGLIRAMHEQGRRVPGDVSVVGFDGFDVGEYSFPPLTTVRQDFRRHGREMVGLVLEQVASGVRDGSRSIIIPTELILRGSTAPPPAT; encoded by the coding sequence ATGCCGAGGCAACGCCGGAGCGCGGAGGGAGCGCCATCGATGGGTGACGTGGCCCGTCTGGCCGGCGTATCCGTGCAGACGGTCTCGCGCGTGGCGACGGGTTCCGATCACGTGCGCCCGGAGACCCGGGCGAAGGTGCTGCGGGCCATGAACAAGCTGGGTTATTCCCCCAATCGCGCTGCCCAGGCCCTGCGTCGCGGCTCCTTCAAAACAATTGGCGTGTTGACCCAGCAGATCCAGCGCACCGGCGAGGCCCTCACCACCGCGGGCGTGCTGGAAGCCGCCACCGCCGCCGACTACGCCGTCAATCTCGTCCAGGTGGAACGCCCCGTCTCCGACGACCTGCGCCAGGCCGTCTACCGGCTCTCCCACCAGGCCATCGACGGTCTCGTCGTGGTGCAGGCCGGGCGGGCCGGTCGCGAACACCTCGTCCTGCCGCCGTCGATACCGGTGGCGGTCTCGGACTCCACGCTCGTGGACCACTACCCCTCCGCCAGCGCCGACCAGGTCGGTGGGGTGCGCGACGCCGTCGAACACCTCCTGGGGCTCGGGCACCGCAACATCCAGCACGTGTGCGGGCCGGGGGATTCCCAGTCGAGCCTGATCCGCAGGGCCACCTGGGCCAGGTGCCTGCGGGAGGCGGGGCTGCCCGTCCCCGAACCGATTCCCGGCGACTGGGAGGCGGCAGCGGGCTACGCGGCAGGCCGGCTGCTGGCCGCCGACCCGGAGGTGACGGCCGTGTTCTGCGCCAACGACGAACTGGCCCTCGGCCTGATCCGGGCCATGCACGAACAGGGCAGACGGGTTCCCGGCGACGTCTCCGTCGTCGGTTTCGACGGCTTCGACGTCGGCGAGTACAGCTTCCCGCCGCTGACCACCGTGCGCCAGGACTTCAGACGCCATGGCCGCGAAATGGTGGGTCTCGTGCTGGAGCAGGTGGCCTCCGGGGTGCGCGACGGCAGCCGGAGCATCATCATCCCCACCGAACTCATCCTGCGGGGCAGCACCGCCCCACCGCCCGCGACGTGA